A genomic segment from Bubalus kerabau isolate K-KA32 ecotype Philippines breed swamp buffalo chromosome 14, PCC_UOA_SB_1v2, whole genome shotgun sequence encodes:
- the LOC129626909 gene encoding sterile alpha motif domain-containing protein 1-like gives MPACGLPAAAPSRRAPGARSCRGAAGAASPGPPAATGCRGAGAAFAGPARGDAGGYGGAARRPRAGVGVSERRAAASAAAAAREPRAALRSMRPAAGPARSGPTAAVPRRELFVLCVFHHRPPLREPFLAALQSPSPVQTKPGLDLFLQPAASENRVPPTSRPGEPRGPALAHGCLFPSKGGSTGLLEVRLWRISKHYAGASRRPVQMMPLPSSLSW, from the exons ATGCCTGCCTGCGGGCTGCCGGCCGCCGCGCCGAGCCGGAGA GCGCCCGGGGCGCGGAGCTGCCGGGGGGCTGCGGGAGCCGCCTCCCCGGGGCCGCCGGCTGCCACTGGCTGCAGAGGCGCGGGCGCCGCCTTCGCTGGACCGGCCCGCGGGGACGCCGGCGGCTACGGCGGGGCGGCGCGGCGGCCGCGGGCGGGGGTGGGTGTGAGCGAGCGGCGCGCTgccgcctccgccgccgccgccgcccgggaGCCGCGGGCCGCGCTGCGCTCCATGCGGCCGGCGGCCGGGCCCGCGCGCTCCGGGCCTACAGCTGCCGTTCCCCGGCGCGAGCTGTTTGTGTTGTGTGTTTTCCACCACCGCCCCCCTCTTCGCGAGCCGTTCCTCGCAGCCCTCCAGTCCCCCTCCCCCGTGCAGACAAAACCCGgactggatttatttctccaacCCGCAGCCTCCGAAAATCGGGTCCCTCCGACCAGTCGGCCTGGCGAGCCGCGGGGGCCCGCGCTAGCCCACGGCTGCTTATTCCCTTCGAAAGGAGGATCGACTGGGCTTCTAGAAGTAAG GCTCTGGAGGATCTCCAAACACTATGCAGGTGCCTCCAGAAGACCAGTGCAAATGATGCCTTTGCCCAGCTCCCTTTCATGGTAA